In Pseudomonas sp. MYb327, one DNA window encodes the following:
- a CDS encoding SPOR domain-containing protein, which produces MSVPMLNRMHMNGYDVLSVNNGPWRVCTKGDRLGSFGSREEALAFAASLPGYKSRSSGQTRSQ; this is translated from the coding sequence ATGAGCGTTCCGATGTTGAACAGAATGCACATGAACGGTTACGACGTACTCAGCGTGAACAACGGCCCATGGCGTGTCTGCACCAAAGGTGACCGACTTGGGTCCTTTGGCAGTCGAGAAGAAGCACTGGCGTTTGCGGCGTCTCTTCCTGGCTACAAATCGCGCTCGAGCGGGCAAACGCGCAGCCAGTAA
- a CDS encoding Rrf2 family transcriptional regulator: protein MALYSAGVEYGLHCLIYLVGNCGDSREASVRDLAELQGVPLDYLAKIFTKLAKAKLVVATEGVRGGFKLARPADEVTLLDVVNAIDGRKSIFECRDIRGRCALFEGEAPAWAQEGHCSIHAAMLTAQKRMEEALAQQTILDIARKVGRKAPAQFNAQVDNWLNDRREKKGTASAQSNEDQLIQLTEISD, encoded by the coding sequence ATGGCTCTTTACAGCGCAGGCGTCGAGTACGGGCTCCACTGCCTGATTTACCTGGTGGGCAATTGCGGCGACTCGCGTGAAGCGAGCGTGCGCGACCTGGCTGAACTGCAAGGCGTGCCACTGGACTATCTGGCGAAAATCTTCACCAAACTGGCCAAGGCAAAACTGGTCGTCGCCACCGAGGGCGTGCGCGGCGGGTTCAAGCTGGCCCGGCCAGCTGACGAAGTCACACTGCTGGATGTGGTCAACGCAATCGACGGGCGCAAGTCGATTTTCGAATGCCGGGACATTCGCGGTCGTTGCGCGCTGTTTGAAGGTGAAGCGCCGGCGTGGGCACAGGAGGGGCACTGCTCGATCCATGCGGCCATGCTGACTGCGCAGAAACGCATGGAAGAGGCCCTCGCCCAACAGACCATTCTGGATATCGCCCGAAAGGTCGGACGCAAGGCGCCAGCGCAATTCAACGCTCAAGTCGACAACTGGTTGAATGATCGCAGGGAAAAGAAAGGCACCGCGAGTGCGCAATCAAACGAAGATCAACTCATCCAGCTGACCGAGATTTCCGACTGA
- a CDS encoding NAD(P)/FAD-dependent oxidoreductase gives MKQHILVIGAGFGGMWTALSATRLFDIHDHNGVEVTVLAPQAELRVRPRFYEPNAHQLAAPLGDLFDAVGVKFIKGAAETIDVERKTVGYIDASGARQVCSYDKLVLATGSCVALPDTPGVAEHAFDVDQIEHAVRLENHLKNLVNQPESAARNTVVVAGGGFTGIETATEMPTRLRAILGDRADINVIIVDRGDKIGGSMGPQIAEKIVEASIETGVKWHLKASVVGVDENGVTLSDGQRIDAKTVVWTTGVRASSLTEQIPAERDRLGRLHVDAHLKVIGQEDIFATGDVAYAASDDIGNYALMTCQHAISLGRHAGNNVAAQILGVDPTPYSQPKYVTCLDLGAWGAVYTEGWDRQVKLIGQEGKSLKTQINTIWIYPPAADREVALAAADPMIPVA, from the coding sequence ATGAAACAGCACATTCTGGTTATCGGCGCAGGTTTCGGTGGCATGTGGACAGCGCTGAGCGCCACGCGTTTGTTCGACATTCACGATCACAACGGCGTTGAAGTGACTGTTCTGGCGCCTCAGGCGGAACTGCGCGTGCGCCCACGTTTCTATGAGCCGAACGCCCACCAACTGGCCGCGCCGCTTGGCGATCTGTTCGATGCCGTGGGTGTGAAGTTCATCAAGGGCGCCGCCGAGACCATCGACGTTGAGCGCAAGACAGTCGGTTACATCGATGCTTCGGGCGCCAGACAAGTATGCAGCTACGACAAACTCGTTCTGGCCACCGGCAGCTGCGTCGCATTACCTGATACCCCAGGTGTGGCTGAACATGCGTTCGACGTCGACCAGATCGAACACGCCGTGCGCCTGGAAAACCACCTGAAGAACCTGGTCAACCAGCCAGAAAGCGCGGCTCGAAACACCGTAGTGGTCGCCGGCGGTGGCTTCACCGGCATCGAAACTGCGACCGAAATGCCGACCCGCCTGCGGGCCATCCTGGGTGATCGTGCGGACATCAACGTGATCATCGTTGATCGCGGCGACAAAATCGGCGGGTCCATGGGCCCTCAAATCGCCGAGAAGATTGTTGAAGCCAGTATTGAAACCGGCGTGAAATGGCACCTCAAGGCTTCGGTTGTCGGCGTTGATGAAAACGGTGTGACGTTGTCCGACGGCCAGCGCATTGATGCAAAAACCGTGGTCTGGACCACCGGTGTGCGCGCCAGTTCGCTGACTGAACAGATTCCCGCAGAACGCGATCGCCTTGGCCGCCTGCACGTCGATGCTCACCTGAAAGTCATTGGCCAGGAAGACATCTTCGCCACCGGTGACGTTGCCTACGCCGCCAGCGACGACATCGGTAACTACGCGCTGATGACTTGCCAGCACGCTATCTCGCTGGGCCGTCATGCCGGTAATAACGTGGCCGCGCAGATTTTGGGGGTGGACCCGACGCCGTACAGCCAGCCGAAGTACGTGACCTGTCTGGACCTTGGGGCCTGGGGCGCGGTTTACACCGAAGGGTGGGACCGCCAGGTCAAATTGATTGGACAGGAAGGCAAGTCGCTCAAGACCCAAATCAATACCATCTGGATTTACCCGCCAGCGGCCGATCGTGAAGTTGCTTTGGCAGCAGCGGATCCGATGATTCCGGTCGCTTGA